From a single Nematostella vectensis chromosome 3, jaNemVect1.1, whole genome shotgun sequence genomic region:
- the LOC5506500 gene encoding chymotrypsinogen A — protein sequence MMKLAVLALCLVLRLKNAEAWPGSCGWRPSSSKRIVGGQDAGRWPWQAEILKMAKDGKSFEHKCGGTLINRQWVLTSASCLFEQPFASQYLVKLGVSDRSKERRGVQSIQVSAVRLHRGFLTKDGWGNDIALIQLKKRVRRSRLVRPICLPRVGQEVEIGTKCYMTGWGKRNHGDADMSKKLQEAVMPVVAFTECDLRNSHKQNVGWKSMLCAGYNDNKTQTSGCIGDSGGPLMCKAGDRWSKWVLHGVTSWGDSTCDGRAAYSVFTKVSNFVQWIYRTMAADPKPPKPGCGDNHWYCNEWETKGLCTNAYFVNSLKIYCRKTCSHCK from the exons ATGATGAAGTTGGCCGTGCTTGCCTTGTGCTTGGTATTAAGACTGAAGAATGCCGAAG CGTGGCCGGGGTCGTGCGGATGGCGGCCATCATCGTCCAAACGGATAGTAGGCGGACAAGACGCTGGGAGGTGGCCATGGCAAGCGGAGATCCTAAAAATGGCAAAAGATGGCAAATCATTCGAGCACAAATGCGGTGGTACGCTGATTAATCGACAGTGGGTGCTTACCTCCGCGAGCTGCCTCTTTGAGCAGCCGTTTGCCTCGCAATATTTGGTCAAGTTGG GAGTTAGTGATCGGAGCAAGGAAAGACGCGGCGTACAGTCCATCCAAGTGAGCGCTGTACGCCTACATCGTGGATTCTTGACTAAAGATGGCTGGGGGAATGACATCGCCCTCATACAGTTAAAGAAAAGAGTCAGGCGTTCTCGCCTTGTTCGCCCGATCTGCTTACCTCGCGTAGGACAAGAGGTGGAGATTGGCACAAAATGCTACATGACTG GTTGGGGAAAGCGGAATCACGGTGACGCGGACATGTCAAAAAAGCTCCAGGAAGCCGTTATGCCTGTGGTGGCTTTTACCGAGTGCGACCTGAGAAACAGTCATAAACAGAATGTTGGCTGGAAATCGATGTTATGCGCGGGGTATAACGATAACAAAACACAGACCAGCGGTTGCATAG GTGATAGTGGCGGTCCCCTGATGTGCAAAGCTGGGGATCGTTGGTCAAAGTGGGTTCTGCATGGCGTCACTAGCTGGGGCGACTCCACTTGCGATGGAAGAGCGGCTTACTCCGTGTTTACCAAAGTGAGCAACTTCGTGCAATGGATCTACCGTACCATGGCTGCTGATCCAAAGCCTCCAAAACCAG GTTGCGGTGACAACCATTGGTACTGTAATGAATGGGAGACCAAGGGACTCTGCACCAACGCTTATTTTGTGAACTCCCTCAAGATCTACTGTCGTAAGACGTGCAGTCACTGTAAATGA
- the LOC5506484 gene encoding enhancer of mRNA-decapping protein 3 isoform X1: MVSTNNWVGVWVRISCAELGAFEGKVSTVMDDLLVLKDAVFEGKAVHSNEVKIKASDITNLEIIQDPSSLHSKTEALVSQQVEDVQNMAASPARPEKKKKSGEKSATPKKQERQKPFKTKDKECFGQAVEEIVVANDFDFEKNLALFDKKAVFEEMESSGVVTGVRKGFRESNIKPDESVLQQQVATSRKIIVPEDQKGREYSTEIGITVPAISPELRMRLIQTSEQMGLTAEQRIEAAGLCAWQMTVQLLGGPQRFTRSNAHQTPSVVVMAGPHIQGLQGICTARHLANRNVQVTLFIPRKTQDLIPQLALYMHTGGALAASVRDLPRQPVDLVIDALAGHNQKKEVMEQTLNAVEWANQNMAPILSLDPCLQTSSLGLEVKWSLALGLPLANTPKSGRLYLGDIGIPKGVFSAVDINYISPFGDKFVIPLET; this comes from the exons ATGGTATCTACAAATAATTGGGTTGGTGTATGGGTGCGAATTTCTTGCGCAGAACTTGGCGCGTTCGAAGGGAAAGTGTCTACCGTCATGGACGACCTTCTAGTCTTGAAGGATG ctgTGTTTGAAGGGAAAGCTGTGCATTCAAATGAAGTCAAGATCAAGGCATCAGATATAACCAATCTTGAGATCATACAAGATCCCTCATCATTACACTCTAAGACAGAGGCTTTGGTTAGTCAGCAGGTGGAAGATGTGCAAAATATG GCAGCAAGTCCTGCAAGaccagaaaagaaaaagaaatcag GAGAAAAGTCAGCTACCCCCAAGAAACAAGAAAGGCAAAAACCCTTTAAGACCAAGGATAAG GAGTGTTTTGGACAAGCTGTAGAGGAGATCGTTGTTGCTAATGACTTTGATTTTGAG AAAAACCTTGCCTTGTTTGACAAAAAGGCTGTGTTTGAGGAAATGGAG AGCTCTGGAGTGGTGACTGGAGTAAGGAAAGGTTTTAGAGAATCCAACATAAAGCCTGATGAATCAGTGTTACAACAACAAGTTGCAACAAGCAGGAAAA TCATTGTACCGGAAGACCAGAAAGGAAGAGAGTATTCTACGGAAATCGGCATCACTGTGCCTGCCATCTCCCCGGAGCTGAGGATGCGGTTAATCCAGACATCAGAACAAATGGGTTTGACTGCAGAACAACGCATCGAGGCTGCCGGACTATGTGCATGGCAAATGACTGTCCAGCTTCTGG GCGGCCCACAGCGCTTCACTCGTAGTAACGCTCATCAGACGCCAAGTGTGGTTGTAATGGCTGGACCTCACATCCAAGGCCTTCAAGGCATATGCACTGCGAGACATCTAGCCAACAGAAAT GTTCAGGTTACTCTGTTCATTCCACGAAAAACTCAG GACCTTATTCCTCAACTAGCGCTCTACATGCACACGGGTGGGGCACTTGCTGCTTCCGTCAGAG ATCTTCCCCGTCAGCCGGTAGATCTTGTGATCGATGCCCTGGCAGGTCATAACCAGAAAAAAGAAGTTATGGAACAGACGCTGAATGCTGTCGAATGGGCCAATCAGAACATGGCGCCCATCCTCTCTCTAGATCCGTGTCTACAGACATCTTCATTAG GTTTAGAAGTGAAATGGTCCCTGGCACTTGGTTTACCACTG GCAAACACGCCCAAGAGTGGTCGCTTGTACCTCGGTGATATCGGCATACCAAAGGGAGTATTCTCTGCTGTTGACATCAACTACATATCTCCATTTGGGGACAAATTCGTTATCCCCCTGGAAACCTAG
- the LOC5506484 gene encoding enhancer of mRNA-decapping protein 3 isoform X2 gives MVSTNNWVGVWVRISCAELGAFEGKVSTVMDDLLVLKDAVFEGKAVHSNEVKIKASDITNLEIIQDPSSLHSKTEALAASPARPEKKKKSGEKSATPKKQERQKPFKTKDKECFGQAVEEIVVANDFDFEKNLALFDKKAVFEEMESSGVVTGVRKGFRESNIKPDESVLQQQVATSRKIIVPEDQKGREYSTEIGITVPAISPELRMRLIQTSEQMGLTAEQRIEAAGLCAWQMTVQLLGGPQRFTRSNAHQTPSVVVMAGPHIQGLQGICTARHLANRNVQVTLFIPRKTQDLIPQLALYMHTGGALAASVRDLPRQPVDLVIDALAGHNQKKEVMEQTLNAVEWANQNMAPILSLDPCLQTSSLGLEVKWSLALGLPLANTPKSGRLYLGDIGIPKGVFSAVDINYISPFGDKFVIPLET, from the exons ATGGTATCTACAAATAATTGGGTTGGTGTATGGGTGCGAATTTCTTGCGCAGAACTTGGCGCGTTCGAAGGGAAAGTGTCTACCGTCATGGACGACCTTCTAGTCTTGAAGGATG ctgTGTTTGAAGGGAAAGCTGTGCATTCAAATGAAGTCAAGATCAAGGCATCAGATATAACCAATCTTGAGATCATACAAGATCCCTCATCATTACACTCTAAGACAGAGGCTTTG GCAGCAAGTCCTGCAAGaccagaaaagaaaaagaaatcag GAGAAAAGTCAGCTACCCCCAAGAAACAAGAAAGGCAAAAACCCTTTAAGACCAAGGATAAG GAGTGTTTTGGACAAGCTGTAGAGGAGATCGTTGTTGCTAATGACTTTGATTTTGAG AAAAACCTTGCCTTGTTTGACAAAAAGGCTGTGTTTGAGGAAATGGAG AGCTCTGGAGTGGTGACTGGAGTAAGGAAAGGTTTTAGAGAATCCAACATAAAGCCTGATGAATCAGTGTTACAACAACAAGTTGCAACAAGCAGGAAAA TCATTGTACCGGAAGACCAGAAAGGAAGAGAGTATTCTACGGAAATCGGCATCACTGTGCCTGCCATCTCCCCGGAGCTGAGGATGCGGTTAATCCAGACATCAGAACAAATGGGTTTGACTGCAGAACAACGCATCGAGGCTGCCGGACTATGTGCATGGCAAATGACTGTCCAGCTTCTGG GCGGCCCACAGCGCTTCACTCGTAGTAACGCTCATCAGACGCCAAGTGTGGTTGTAATGGCTGGACCTCACATCCAAGGCCTTCAAGGCATATGCACTGCGAGACATCTAGCCAACAGAAAT GTTCAGGTTACTCTGTTCATTCCACGAAAAACTCAG GACCTTATTCCTCAACTAGCGCTCTACATGCACACGGGTGGGGCACTTGCTGCTTCCGTCAGAG ATCTTCCCCGTCAGCCGGTAGATCTTGTGATCGATGCCCTGGCAGGTCATAACCAGAAAAAAGAAGTTATGGAACAGACGCTGAATGCTGTCGAATGGGCCAATCAGAACATGGCGCCCATCCTCTCTCTAGATCCGTGTCTACAGACATCTTCATTAG GTTTAGAAGTGAAATGGTCCCTGGCACTTGGTTTACCACTG GCAAACACGCCCAAGAGTGGTCGCTTGTACCTCGGTGATATCGGCATACCAAAGGGAGTATTCTCTGCTGTTGACATCAACTACATATCTCCATTTGGGGACAAATTCGTTATCCCCCTGGAAACCTAG
- the LOC5506483 gene encoding uncharacterized protein LOC5506483 — MDECGCCLVCLKVEGEACGGLAYHIGHCDSGLYCNITGPYRPDPIGKCDRLQSDGASGNIRDTVPHRVPERNITIRVTIPPSFVKPKLTYKAASTMVTTATSMVTAPTSKTSLTTTLRPALTAKHINITNRTANVVKKLIKIGLLTNGSTTHVHRFLKGQRNNTGVNKKYISTEKSTVDTTPVVIFLVVSSLIMIGVLAIVLILEKIASKSRDTVPNAT; from the exons ATGGACGAGTGTGGCTGCTGCCTCGTTTGCCTGAAAGTCGAAG GTGAGGCATGCGGTGGCCTAGCGTACCACATAGGCCACTGCGACAGTGGTCTGTACTGCAACATAACTGGTCCATATCGCCCGGATCCTATCGGGAAATGCGACCGTCTGCAAAGCGACGGGGCCAGCGGGAACATTCGCGATACGGTTccccacagggtacccgagaGGAATATCACGATCCGTGTGACCATCCCACCCTCTTTCGTCAAACCCAAGTTGACTTACAAAGCGGCTAGTACCATGGTAACCACGGCTACTTCCATGGTAACCGCACCTACCAGCAAGACATCCTTAACAACAACCTTGCGACCTGCTCTAACCGCAAAGCATATAAATATTACCAATAGAACTGCTAATGTTGTTAAAAAGCTGATTAAAATTGGTCTACTGACCAATGGGTCTACAACGCACGTGCATCGATTCCTCAAAGGACAGCGGAATAACACAGGCGTTAACAAGAAAT ACATCTCCACGGAGAAGAGTACAGTGGACACCACGCCCGTGGTCATATTCCTAGTGGTCAGCAGTCTCATCATGATAGGGGTCCTAGCAATCGTATTAATCTTGGAAAAGATCGCCAGCAAGTCACGTGATACTGTACCCAATGCCACGTGA
- the LOC5506510 gene encoding latent-transforming growth factor beta-binding protein 4 isoform X1, with protein sequence MRWLSLIGLVIALTKIEPSSSSTNYYGIRYRNGYRLYEYLTYARHDADYVHCHVRGLYMPRRMPLPFKRSNVIIDRPPLLSKVPVGAAALAPLGTDKHAQVRYAPVQIVKHEENHRLLVQPVCDLTAVPVGISDGYVHFTISDEYFSASSERSSTLSAKMGRLYITPSGQKWCPRDGDRTPWLQIDMNELYYICSVRVDGYTPLDQYVKTFAISVSNDKQNWIYVLENGKEKVFTSLRGTRSSDHLVGLVDTPYRYIRFHPLTSNGAPCMGVEVFGYGAVHQAGLSFPLNELRMTGTVCNLQTDCDRTPGAECARELDKPGTYTCKCKRGYQGPDDFAAGASGQQCLDIDECRTNPCSTPSFNPAISCTNLPGSYRCNCKPGFYHPHDDPTKCADRDECQSLPNACTSNAACSNTVGSYYCRCNIGYRGDGRIKCDDVDECHPPDGGSPCGEFADCVNVDGGYECSCWAGYTGNSRASCKDIDECSGSNDVCKDSNARCINTPGSYKCECPSGMSYNHGTGTCEDKDECASPDENDCSPDANCINKLSSYECVCKPGFKGSGYDVYGCRDIDECRSSPAVCTADHMTCSNTQGSFECNCKKGFSLSADKKSCRDVDECKSGSVTCRANSECHNIIGSYSCTCKHGYTEDEYGSCKEMSWCELEGKAICDKKHQMCDDATKACTVCKPGMEEKSPGNPDEGCIDVDECIDDPCQGGICINTIGSFNCSCIKGYEFDTGLKQCEDIDECHSRKRYCHDNAKCTNSIGSFECKCREGFDGNGIFCADIDECFSEDFECPANSVCANTQGAYKCHCWKGYEMKNGECMKATTLKEGFSLLTNLFSSSTRQQPWLRLFPIFVCTSIILAFM encoded by the exons ATGCGATGGCTCAGTTTGATTGGCTTGGTAATCGCGCTCACTAAGATAGAACCCTCAAGCAGCA GCACAAATTACTATGGCATTCGGTACAGGAATGGCTACAGGCTATACGAGTACCTCACTTACGCCCGGCATGACGCCGACTACGTCCATTGCCACGTGCGGGGTCTGTACATGCCTAGGCGAATGCCTTTGCCCTTCAAACGCTCAAACGTTATCATAGACAGACCTCCCTTACTGAGCAAGGTGCCGGTTGGTGCGGCAGCTCTAGCGCCACTTGGAACCGACAAGCACGCGCAGGTCCGGTACGCGCCAGTGCAGATCGTCAAGCATGAGGAGAATCATCGTCTACTTGTGCAGCCAG TTTGTGACCTGACAGCAGTCCCTGTTGGTATCAGCGATGGGTATGTCCACTTCACCATTTCTGACGAGTACTTCTCTGCGTCATCTGAGCGCAGTAGCACCCTATCCGCCAAGATGGGTCGGCTTTACATCACTCCAAGTGGGCAGAAATGGTGTCCGAGGGACGGAGACCGGACACCATGGCTACAGATTGACATGAACGAGTTATACTACATCTGCAGTGTCAGAGTTGATGGGTACACGCCCTTGGATCAGTATGTGAAGACCTTCGCGATCTCTGTCTCGAATGATAAACAGAATTGGATTTATGTGCTCGAGAACGGGAAAGAAAAG GTCTTCACAAGTCTCCGCGGGACAAGGTCGTCCGACCATCTCGTGGGCCTGGTGGACACGCCCTACCGCTACATCCGGTTTCACCCTCTAACGTCAAATGGCGCGCCCTGTATGGGGGTCGAGGTGTTCGGATACGGAG CGGTTCATCAGGCTGGGCTTTCGTTCCCTTTGAACGAGCTTCGTATGACAG GGACTGTGTGCAACCTCCAGACGGATTGCGACAGGACGCCAGGCGCCGAGTGTGCGAGGGAGTTGGACAAGCCAGGAACTTATACCTGCAAGTGTAAAAGAGGTTACCAAGGGCCTGATGACTTTGCTGCCGGGGCTAGCGGTCAACAGTGCTTAG ATATCGACGAGTGTAGAACCAACCCCTGTTCCACGCCATCTTTCAATCCCGCCATCTCGTGTACCAACTTGCCAGGCTCCTACAGGTGTAACTGCAAGCCAG GGTTCTACCACCCGCATGACGATCCCACGAAGTGTGCAGACAGGGATGAATGCCAATCACTTCCTAACGCATGCACGAGCAACGCCGCCTGCTCAAACACCGTGGGCTCATACTACTGCCGATGCAACATTGGTTACCGTGGTGACGGAAGGATCAAGTGTGATGACGTGGACGAGTGTCACCCCCCAGATGGAGGGTCTCCCTGTGGGGAATTCGCGGATTGTGTCAACGTGGATGGGGGGTACGAGTGCAGCTGCTGGGCAGGATACACTGGAAACAGCCGAGCATCGTGCAAAG ACATCGACGAGTGCTCCGGGTCGAATGACGTCTGCAAGGATTCTAACGCAAGATGCATTAACACTCCAGGAAGCTACAAATGCGAATGTCCTAGCGGAATGAGTTACAATCACGGAACGGGCACGTGCGAAG ATAAGGATGAATGCGCAAGCCCAGACGAGAACGACTGTAGCCCTGATGCTAACTGTATCAACAAACTCTCATCCTACGAATGTGTGTGTAAACCTGGCTTTAAAGGAAGCGGATATGACGTATATGGGTGTAGAG ACATAGACGAATGTCGTTCATCCCCCGCCGTCTGCACCGCTGACCACATGACGTGCAGTAACACACAGGGATCCTTCGAGTGCAACTGCAAAAAGGGATTCTCTCTCAGCGCAGACAAGAAATCTTGTCGCG ATGTTGATGAGTGCAAGTCAGGAAGCGTGACTTGCCGTGCCAACAGCGAGTGCCATAACATCATCGGCTCGTACTCTTGCACGTGTAAGCACGGCTACACTGAGGACGAGTATGGCAGTTGCAAAG AAATGTCTTGGTGTGAATTGGAAGGTAAAGCCATCTGTGacaaaaagcaccaaatgtgCGATGATGCAACCAAGGCATGTACGGTCTGCAAACCCGGCATGGAGGAGAAATCTCCGGGAAACCCCGATGAGGGGTGCATAG ATGTTGATGAGTGCATTGATGACCCGTGCCAAGGAGGGATTTGTATCAACACTATCGGATCATTCAACTGTTCGTGTATCAAGGGGTATGAGTTCGACACCGGCTTAAAACAGTGCGAAG ATATCGATGAGTGTCACTCCAGAAAACGATATTGCCATGACAACGCAAAATGCACTAATTCAATTGGTTCATTTGAGTGTAAATGTCGAGAGGGGTTTGATGGGAACGGGATCTTTTGTGCGG ATATCGACGAGTGTTTCTCCGAAGACTTTGAGTGCCCGGCGAATTCTGTTTGCGCCAATACTCAGGGCGCGTATAAGTGTCACTGCTGGAAAGGATATGAGATGAAGAACGGGGAGTGTATGAAAGCGACCACATTGAAAGAAGGCTTCAGCTTAT TAACAAATCTGTTTTCCTCGTCAACACGACAACAACCATGGCTCAGGCTATTTCCTATTTTCGTATGCACATCTATAATACTGGCATTTATGTAA
- the LOC5506510 gene encoding latent-transforming growth factor beta-binding protein 4 isoform X2, translating to MPRRMPLPFKRSNVIIDRPPLLSKVPVGAAALAPLGTDKHAQVRYAPVQIVKHEENHRLLVQPVCDLTAVPVGISDGYVHFTISDEYFSASSERSSTLSAKMGRLYITPSGQKWCPRDGDRTPWLQIDMNELYYICSVRVDGYTPLDQYVKTFAISVSNDKQNWIYVLENGKEKVFTSLRGTRSSDHLVGLVDTPYRYIRFHPLTSNGAPCMGVEVFGYGAVHQAGLSFPLNELRMTGTVCNLQTDCDRTPGAECARELDKPGTYTCKCKRGYQGPDDFAAGASGQQCLDIDECRTNPCSTPSFNPAISCTNLPGSYRCNCKPGFYHPHDDPTKCADRDECQSLPNACTSNAACSNTVGSYYCRCNIGYRGDGRIKCDDVDECHPPDGGSPCGEFADCVNVDGGYECSCWAGYTGNSRASCKDIDECSGSNDVCKDSNARCINTPGSYKCECPSGMSYNHGTGTCEDKDECASPDENDCSPDANCINKLSSYECVCKPGFKGSGYDVYGCRDIDECRSSPAVCTADHMTCSNTQGSFECNCKKGFSLSADKKSCRDVDECKSGSVTCRANSECHNIIGSYSCTCKHGYTEDEYGSCKEMSWCELEGKAICDKKHQMCDDATKACTVCKPGMEEKSPGNPDEGCIDVDECIDDPCQGGICINTIGSFNCSCIKGYEFDTGLKQCEDIDECHSRKRYCHDNAKCTNSIGSFECKCREGFDGNGIFCADIDECFSEDFECPANSVCANTQGAYKCHCWKGYEMKNGECMKATTLKEGFSLLTNLFSSSTRQQPWLRLFPIFVCTSIILAFM from the exons ATGCCTAGGCGAATGCCTTTGCCCTTCAAACGCTCAAACGTTATCATAGACAGACCTCCCTTACTGAGCAAGGTGCCGGTTGGTGCGGCAGCTCTAGCGCCACTTGGAACCGACAAGCACGCGCAGGTCCGGTACGCGCCAGTGCAGATCGTCAAGCATGAGGAGAATCATCGTCTACTTGTGCAGCCAG TTTGTGACCTGACAGCAGTCCCTGTTGGTATCAGCGATGGGTATGTCCACTTCACCATTTCTGACGAGTACTTCTCTGCGTCATCTGAGCGCAGTAGCACCCTATCCGCCAAGATGGGTCGGCTTTACATCACTCCAAGTGGGCAGAAATGGTGTCCGAGGGACGGAGACCGGACACCATGGCTACAGATTGACATGAACGAGTTATACTACATCTGCAGTGTCAGAGTTGATGGGTACACGCCCTTGGATCAGTATGTGAAGACCTTCGCGATCTCTGTCTCGAATGATAAACAGAATTGGATTTATGTGCTCGAGAACGGGAAAGAAAAG GTCTTCACAAGTCTCCGCGGGACAAGGTCGTCCGACCATCTCGTGGGCCTGGTGGACACGCCCTACCGCTACATCCGGTTTCACCCTCTAACGTCAAATGGCGCGCCCTGTATGGGGGTCGAGGTGTTCGGATACGGAG CGGTTCATCAGGCTGGGCTTTCGTTCCCTTTGAACGAGCTTCGTATGACAG GGACTGTGTGCAACCTCCAGACGGATTGCGACAGGACGCCAGGCGCCGAGTGTGCGAGGGAGTTGGACAAGCCAGGAACTTATACCTGCAAGTGTAAAAGAGGTTACCAAGGGCCTGATGACTTTGCTGCCGGGGCTAGCGGTCAACAGTGCTTAG ATATCGACGAGTGTAGAACCAACCCCTGTTCCACGCCATCTTTCAATCCCGCCATCTCGTGTACCAACTTGCCAGGCTCCTACAGGTGTAACTGCAAGCCAG GGTTCTACCACCCGCATGACGATCCCACGAAGTGTGCAGACAGGGATGAATGCCAATCACTTCCTAACGCATGCACGAGCAACGCCGCCTGCTCAAACACCGTGGGCTCATACTACTGCCGATGCAACATTGGTTACCGTGGTGACGGAAGGATCAAGTGTGATGACGTGGACGAGTGTCACCCCCCAGATGGAGGGTCTCCCTGTGGGGAATTCGCGGATTGTGTCAACGTGGATGGGGGGTACGAGTGCAGCTGCTGGGCAGGATACACTGGAAACAGCCGAGCATCGTGCAAAG ACATCGACGAGTGCTCCGGGTCGAATGACGTCTGCAAGGATTCTAACGCAAGATGCATTAACACTCCAGGAAGCTACAAATGCGAATGTCCTAGCGGAATGAGTTACAATCACGGAACGGGCACGTGCGAAG ATAAGGATGAATGCGCAAGCCCAGACGAGAACGACTGTAGCCCTGATGCTAACTGTATCAACAAACTCTCATCCTACGAATGTGTGTGTAAACCTGGCTTTAAAGGAAGCGGATATGACGTATATGGGTGTAGAG ACATAGACGAATGTCGTTCATCCCCCGCCGTCTGCACCGCTGACCACATGACGTGCAGTAACACACAGGGATCCTTCGAGTGCAACTGCAAAAAGGGATTCTCTCTCAGCGCAGACAAGAAATCTTGTCGCG ATGTTGATGAGTGCAAGTCAGGAAGCGTGACTTGCCGTGCCAACAGCGAGTGCCATAACATCATCGGCTCGTACTCTTGCACGTGTAAGCACGGCTACACTGAGGACGAGTATGGCAGTTGCAAAG AAATGTCTTGGTGTGAATTGGAAGGTAAAGCCATCTGTGacaaaaagcaccaaatgtgCGATGATGCAACCAAGGCATGTACGGTCTGCAAACCCGGCATGGAGGAGAAATCTCCGGGAAACCCCGATGAGGGGTGCATAG ATGTTGATGAGTGCATTGATGACCCGTGCCAAGGAGGGATTTGTATCAACACTATCGGATCATTCAACTGTTCGTGTATCAAGGGGTATGAGTTCGACACCGGCTTAAAACAGTGCGAAG ATATCGATGAGTGTCACTCCAGAAAACGATATTGCCATGACAACGCAAAATGCACTAATTCAATTGGTTCATTTGAGTGTAAATGTCGAGAGGGGTTTGATGGGAACGGGATCTTTTGTGCGG ATATCGACGAGTGTTTCTCCGAAGACTTTGAGTGCCCGGCGAATTCTGTTTGCGCCAATACTCAGGGCGCGTATAAGTGTCACTGCTGGAAAGGATATGAGATGAAGAACGGGGAGTGTATGAAAGCGACCACATTGAAAGAAGGCTTCAGCTTAT TAACAAATCTGTTTTCCTCGTCAACACGACAACAACCATGGCTCAGGCTATTTCCTATTTTCGTATGCACATCTATAATACTGGCATTTATGTAA
- the LOC5506498 gene encoding tyramine receptor Ser-2 isoform X2: protein MSVNSGNTLNHTSPPPKVGSSSGLLVTLPLLSAFILIGNLTILLSINTFNIRRVPDSLISALATVDLLNNILPVWTTLAVLNLDKRGFKGLDNKPFCQFYNWSATWLRLSASFIASLMALDRFLAIAYPFFYRTTASTSLAIKFVCGATMSAAFLAAWPVMGCGEVKPFRGVCSFEFTGSYAYVVAIIGYFQLVLVLLCFVSVARKIKQHVSQLHAMRLGHAFTLHGGNLTLDQSSASNQEISQSQGSDRNINHDNKNAHVIRLGHASTQRSGLTLDQSSAKIQSNSLSNSGGEKSQNGGKNIRQSQSKGCTRPQAPRHAGEGVHEKSSRQFVKVLAVVVFLFYLSWMPIIFSITVALQTRREDENLHTLSAMMSLIGSILNPVVYGVMCKPYRIGYRRVFMRIFCCKKTLTQPGTRRIQVT from the exons ATGTCTGTTAATAGTGGCAACACTCTCAACCACACGAGCCCTCCACCGAAAGTCGGGTCCAGCTCAGGGTTATTGGTTACCCTCCCGTTGCTGTCCGCCTTCATTCTTATCGGCAATCTAACCATTCTCCTGTCAATCAATACCTTTAACATCCGCCGGGTACCCGATTCCCTCATCAGCGCTCTCGCCACCGTGGATCTACTCAACAATATCCTTCCAGTATGGACCACTTTGGCGGTCCTTAATCTAGACAAAAGAGGCTTTAAAGGACTTGATAACAAACCTTTCTGTCAATTCTACAACTGGTCGGCGACGTGGCTTCGCCTCTCCGCTAGCTTCATTGCAAGTCTCATGGCTTTGGATAGGTTCCTCGCGATAGCTTACCCGTTTTTCTACCGTACAACAGCGTCTACGTCATTGGCAATCAAATTCGTCTGTGGTGCTACTATGTCAGCGGCCTTTTTGGCCGCGTGGCCAGTGATGGGCTGCGGCGAGGTGAAACCATTTCGTGGCGTCTGCTCGTTTGAGTTTACAG GGAGCTATGCGTACGTGGTCGCTATCATCGGATATTTCCAGCTCGTCCTAGTCCTTCTATGCTTTGTATCAGTCGCGAGAAAAATCAAACAACACGTCAGTCAACTACACGCCATGCGACTGGGTCACGCCTTCACGCTACACGGCGGTAACCTAACGCTCGACCAATCATCAGCGAGCAACCAGGAAATCAGCCAATCACAGGGCAGTGATAGGAACATCAATCATGACAACAAAAATGCACACGTCATACGACTGGGTCACGCGTCAACGCAACGCAGCGGTTTAACGCTCGACCAATCATCAGCAAAAATCCAGAGCAATAGCCTGTCAAATAGCGGCGGTGAAAAATCACAAAACGGCGGTAAGAATATCAGGCAATCACAGAGCAAGGGTTGTACAAGGCCGCAAGCCCCAAGGCATGCTGGTGAGGGCGTACACGAAAAGAGCAGTCGTCAGTTCGTCAAGGTCCTGGCTGTTGTCGTGTTCCTATTCTACTTGAGCTGGATGCCCATTATA tTCAGTATAACCGTTGCTCTGCAGACCCGGCGTGAAGACGAAAACCTCCACACCTTGTCAGCCATGATGTCGTTAATAGGATCAATCCTTAACCCTGTGGTGTATGGTGTAATGTGCAAGCCGTACAGGATCGGCTATCGTCGCGTTTTTATGCGCATATTCTGCTGCAAAAAAACGCTGACACAACCTGGCACTCGCCGTATacaagtcacgtga